A stretch of DNA from Lentimicrobiaceae bacterium:
GATAGAGATAGGTACATAGTTACAATTGACGGCGAAGAATTTCAGTTGGCACGCAAGGAATTTGAGTTGCTAAGTATTTTGGCATCACGTCCGGGTAAGGTTTTTTCGAGAAATGATATTTTGAAAAAAGTTTGGGACAATGACGTTGTTGTCGGCGAAAGAACCATTGACGTTCACGTTAGAAAAATTAGAGAAAAAACCGGAACCGATTATATCAAAACCATAAAGGGAGTGGGATATAAGTTCGATGTAAGATAGTTTTTCAGTATTCTGTTATGAAAAGACCAACCAATCCGCATAAAATCTCTCTCGCTGTCGCTTTATTGCTAACTATTCTGACTGTTGTAGTTTTCTTCATACTCTATTTGTTCAGAGGTTCTGACCACATATTGTTCGTGGTTATGGCAGCTGTTTTGGTTATGGGCGTGATAGAATATTTTATTGTGAATTATGTATTAAAAATCTTTATTTTCGACAGGATTAAGGTTATTTTTAAAACCATACACCGACAAAAACTACGCAAAGAAGATAAAATGGAGAACAAAGAAAAACTATCGGGATATAATGTTGATATAATTCAGACGGTAAACGAGCAGGTTGAAGATTGGGTTAAGGATCAGACTGAAGAAATTAAAGAACTTAAAAAGTTAGAAAATTATAGACGCGAATTTTTGGGAAATGTTTCGCACGAACTTAAAACGCCCTTGTTTAATTTGCAAGGCTTTATTCATACGCTTATAGATGGCGGCATCAACGATTCTGCAATTAATGAAAAGTATTTGCGTAAGTCGGTAAAAAATATCGACAGGATGATTACCATTATCGAAGATTTGGAAATTATTTCACGCTTAGAATCGGGCGATAGCGAAATACACAATGCCAATTTTTATATTTTACCTCTTATAAAAGATGTTATTGAAATACTTGAGCCCAAAGCTGAAGAAAAAAACATATCAATAGTAATAGCCGATAATTACAGTAGTATTGTTGTTAATGCCGATAAAGAAAAAATCAGGACTGTTATTTCTAATTTGGTTGAAAATTCTATAAAGTACGGAACAG
This window harbors:
- a CDS encoding ATP-binding protein, which encodes MKRPTNPHKISLAVALLLTILTVVVFFILYLFRGSDHILFVVMAAVLVMGVIEYFIVNYVLKIFIFDRIKVIFKTIHRQKLRKEDKMENKEKLSGYNVDIIQTVNEQVEDWVKDQTEEIKELKKLENYRREFLGNVSHELKTPLFNLQGFIHTLIDGGINDSAINEKYLRKSVKNIDRMITIIEDLEIISRLESGDSEIHNANFYILPLIKDVIEILEPKAEEKNISIVIADNYSSIVVNADKEKIRTVISNLVENSIKYGTVDGRVKVSIYDMDENYLIEVSDDGVGIEEQHLPRLFERFYRVDKHRSRSNGGSGLGLAIVKHIIESHKQTVNVRSTIGVGTTFSFTLSKAK